The following proteins come from a genomic window of Scomber japonicus isolate fScoJap1 chromosome 4, fScoJap1.pri, whole genome shotgun sequence:
- the ptpn18 gene encoding tyrosine-protein phosphatase non-receptor type 18 yields the protein IPPPVSVRVSVYPSVYPSAGCPPVSPPLLNHTDVSAGPCLTVRLQALKLKKELNQTNEAGALKENIKKNRYKDILPYDQNRVVLSLLTSDSDSDYINASFIKGATSGRSYIACQGPLSNTVIDFWRMIWQHDVKVIVMACRVIEMGKKKCQCYWAEERQSAAFGPFTVSNEMETLCNDDVIVRNLTVTFQQSSRSLVHYQFLSWPDHDVPYEAAGVLDLLVRTRNSQGTHTGPMVVHCSAGCGRTGVICSLDYIRDLLVTKKIGADFSIKQIVQDIRIQRPSAVQTKEQYQFIFIAATCMLERVCRRPAVTTTVSVPECCK from the exons ATTCCTCCGCCGGTCTCCGTCCGGGTCTCCGTCTATCCCTCCGTCTATCCCTCCGCCGGATGTCCGCCTGTCTCTCCGCCGTTAttaaaccacactgatgtgtctgcgggtccttgtctg acgGTGCGTTTACAGGCCTTGAAGTTAAAGAAGGAGCTGAATCAGACGAATGAAGCCGGAGCGCTGAAAGAGAACATCAAGAAGAACAGATACAAAGACATCCTGCCAT atgacCAGAATCGGGTGGTGCTGTCTCTGCTGACTTCAGACTCGGACTCTGACTACATCAACGCCAGCTTCATCAAG GGGGCGACGTCAGGCCGCAGTTACATCGCCTGTCAGGGACCTCTGAGCAACACAGTCATTGACTTCTGGAGGATGATCTGGCAGCACGACGTTAAG GTGATAGTCATGGCCTGCAGAGTGATAGAGATGGGAAAg AAAAAGTGTCAGTGTTACTGGGCTGAAGAACGACAGTCTGCTGCTTTTGGACCGTTCACTGTCAGCAat gAGATGGAGACGTTGTGTAACGACGACGTGATCGTCAGAAACCTGACCGTCACCTTCCAGCAA AGCAGCCGCTCGCTGGTCCACTACCAGTTCCTCTCGTGGCCCGATCACGACGTTCCCTACGAGGCTGCAGGAGTTCTGGACCTGCTGGTTAGAACCAGGAACAGCCAGGGAACACACACCGGACCCATGGTGGTAcactgcag tgcaGGCTGTGGGAGGACAGGAGTCATCTGCTCTCTCGACTACATCCGTGACCTGCTGGTAACCAAG AAAATCGGAGCAGACTTCAGCATCAAGCAGATCGTCCAGGACATCAGGATCCAGAGACCGTCCGCTGTGCAAACTAAAG AACAGTATCAGTTCATCTTCATAGCCGCCACCTGCATGTTAGAGCGAGTCTGCAGGCGGCCAGCCGTCACCACTACTGTTAGCGTGCCTgag TGTTGTAAATAA